One stretch of Manis pentadactyla isolate mManPen7 chromosome 10, mManPen7.hap1, whole genome shotgun sequence DNA includes these proteins:
- the DCTN5 gene encoding dynactin subunit 5: MELGELLYNKSEYIETASGNKVSRQSVLCGSQNIVLNGKTIVMNDCIIRGDLANVRVGRHCVVKSRSVIRPPFKKFSKGVAFFPLHIGDHVFIEEDCVVNAAQIGSYVHVGKNCVIGRRCVLKDCCKILDNTVLPPETVVPPFTVFSGCPGLFSGELPECTQELMIDVTKSYYQKFLPLTQV; encoded by the exons ATGGAGTTGGGCGAGCTGCTCTACAACAAGTCCGAGTACATCGAGACG GCATCTGGCAACAAAGTTAGTCGCCAGTCAGTGTTGTGTGGAAGTCAGAACATCGTTCTTAATGGCAAG ACCATTGTGATGAATGACTGTATTATCCGAGGGGATCTGGCAAATGTAAGAGTTGGACGTCACTGTGTGGTGAAAAGTCGGAGTGTCATAAGGCCACCATTCAAGAAATTCAGCAAAGG TGTTGCATTCTTTCCTTTACATATCGGGGACCATGTCTTCATTGAGGAAGATTGTGTGGTCAATGCAGCTCAGATTGGCTCTTATGTTCACGTCGGCAAGAACTGTGTAATT GGGCGCCGGTGTGTGTTGAAAGACTGCTGCAAAATTCTTGACAACACAGTATTACCCCCAGAAACTGTGGTCCCACCATTCACCGTCTTCTCAGGCTGCCCAG GACTGTTTTCAGGGGAGCTCCCAGAGTGTACCCAGGAGCTGATGATTGATGTCACCAAGAGTTACTACCAGAAGTTTTTGCCCTTGACACAGGTCTAG